From Candidatus Zixiibacteriota bacterium, the proteins below share one genomic window:
- a CDS encoding dockerin type I repeat-containing protein, with protein RKHGELDIKEYHVVRTRNMIDWEVGAVCTDTTYHDVDVTPHTITWYKIIAVDSALNQSDSSGINQATPATFDWPLLFVDETNAGGINPTEFAQKAFYDSILTELTYTQMNVDTINQNPTRCDFGQYKSIFWIDDDNANHYFGSEVYAADWYLKYATNMLLAGWKTIHTITGPSYLYAGNFFYDHMGLSRVEISASPNFIGADGATGWPDLELKQGEPLYGQLSDITIFEKTADAEVIYAYRSNIQGGYYDGKPVGIAYNTGFGKRVVLGFPLYQLTETSAQALVQRVLAYFAEPTPHYGDVNHDGRVNIQDITFLINYLYKGGPAPSVLNDADANGDCRINIQDITYLIRYLYQSGGAPEQGCVE; from the coding sequence GCGCAAACACGGCGAGCTGGACATCAAAGAATATCATGTCGTCAGAACCCGCAATATGATCGATTGGGAGGTGGGGGCCGTCTGCACCGATACAACTTATCATGATGTTGACGTCACGCCCCATACGATAACCTGGTACAAGATTATTGCGGTTGATAGTGCCCTGAATCAATCCGACAGTTCCGGAATCAATCAGGCGACCCCGGCCACTTTCGACTGGCCGCTGTTGTTTGTGGATGAAACGAACGCCGGCGGCATCAACCCCACCGAATTCGCGCAAAAAGCATTTTATGACAGCATCCTGACAGAATTGACCTATACCCAGATGAACGTTGACACTATAAATCAGAATCCGACCCGCTGCGATTTCGGACAGTATAAAAGCATCTTCTGGATTGATGACGATAATGCCAATCATTATTTCGGAAGTGAGGTTTATGCCGCCGATTGGTACCTGAAATATGCCACCAATATGCTTTTGGCCGGTTGGAAGACCATCCATACCATAACCGGCCCCAGTTATCTTTATGCCGGAAACTTCTTCTATGACCATATGGGTCTTTCCAGGGTTGAGATCAGCGCCTCACCTAATTTCATTGGTGCTGATGGCGCGACCGGCTGGCCCGATCTGGAACTGAAGCAGGGTGAACCGCTCTATGGGCAGTTGTCTGATATCACCATATTTGAGAAGACTGCCGATGCTGAGGTAATCTATGCTTATCGGTCAAATATACAGGGTGGCTATTATGACGGCAAGCCGGTCGGGATCGCCTATAACACCGGTTTCGGAAAGAGGGTGGTGCTCGGTTTCCCGCTCTACCAACTGACTGAAACAAGTGCCCAGGCATTGGTGCAGAGGGTGCTGGCCTATTTTGCCGAGCCGACGCCGCACTATGGCGATGTCAACCACGATGGTCGGGTGAACATTCAGGATATTACTTTTCTCATCAATTACCTTTATAAGGGCGGCCCGGCTCCGAGTGTTCTTAATGATGCCGATGCAAACGGCGATTGCCGGATAAATATCCAGGATATCACTTATCTCATTAGATATCTGTATCAGAGTGGCGGCGCACCCGAACAAGGATGCGTGGAATAA